One window from the genome of Moorena sp. SIOASIH encodes:
- a CDS encoding glycoside hydrolase family 9 protein, with translation MINTNVSTQFNYADAVEKSFLFYEAQRSGKLPEDNRIPWRGDSALNDGADVGVDLTGGYYDAGDHVKFGFPMAAAMTMLAWGAIEYQDSYQQMGQWDEALDAIKWGTDYILKAHITDSNGQTEEFWGQVGSGEIDHSVWAPPETMTMVRPAFKIDPLNPGSDLAGESAAALAAASIAFQSTNNSYANQLLTNAKALFDFAETYQGNYSDSIPDAAIFYNSWSGYEDELAWSATWLYKATGDQTYLDKAESYYLGIDPTQTQSWDQKVHGTGILLAQETDQDKYRIEVERWLDYWSDDSGEGIEYTEGGLAWLDDWGSLRYAANTAFLAGIYSDNVNDGNGRYSDFAADQIDYILGDNPNNRSYVVGFGHNSPKNPHHRGAHGSTTNDIESPTDNLNILYGALVGGPSEPEDNAYVDVRTNYAINEVALDYNAGFTGALARMYREQMELSLGSNVEPLLSTVDPIQVEPVVSTVDPITNSII, from the coding sequence ATGATCAACACCAATGTTTCAACACAGTTCAACTATGCTGACGCTGTCGAAAAGTCCTTCTTATTTTATGAAGCTCAGCGCTCCGGTAAACTTCCTGAGGACAATCGCATCCCATGGCGCGGGGATTCTGCCCTCAACGATGGTGCTGATGTAGGAGTTGACCTCACTGGCGGTTATTACGATGCTGGGGACCACGTCAAGTTCGGCTTCCCCATGGCTGCTGCCATGACTATGCTTGCTTGGGGGGCAATCGAATATCAAGATTCTTACCAGCAAATGGGTCAATGGGATGAGGCGTTGGATGCCATTAAGTGGGGTACAGATTACATACTCAAAGCCCACATCACAGACAGTAACGGTCAAACCGAAGAATTCTGGGGACAGGTTGGATCCGGTGAAATCGACCACAGCGTCTGGGCACCGCCGGAAACCATGACCATGGTGCGACCAGCCTTCAAAATTGATCCTTTAAATCCCGGTTCTGACCTAGCTGGTGAATCCGCTGCTGCCTTAGCTGCTGCCTCAATTGCCTTCCAATCCACAAACAACAGCTACGCTAATCAACTACTGACGAACGCCAAAGCCCTATTTGACTTTGCCGAGACCTATCAGGGTAACTACTCTGACTCTATCCCCGATGCTGCTATTTTCTACAATTCTTGGAGTGGCTACGAAGACGAACTAGCCTGGTCTGCAACTTGGCTGTACAAAGCAACCGGTGACCAGACCTACTTGGATAAAGCCGAAAGTTACTATCTAGGGATTGATCCTACTCAGACTCAATCCTGGGATCAAAAAGTCCATGGTACTGGCATCCTCCTTGCTCAAGAAACTGACCAGGATAAGTACCGTATCGAAGTAGAACGCTGGCTAGACTACTGGAGTGACGACAGTGGTGAAGGTATCGAATATACTGAGGGCGGACTAGCTTGGTTAGATGACTGGGGTTCCCTACGATATGCTGCCAATACAGCTTTCCTTGCTGGTATTTATAGCGATAACGTTAATGATGGTAATGGTCGTTACTCCGATTTTGCGGCTGATCAAATTGACTACATTCTTGGGGATAATCCCAACAATCGCAGTTATGTCGTCGGTTTTGGCCACAATTCTCCCAAGAATCCCCACCATCGTGGAGCCCATGGTTCCACCACCAATGACATCGAATCACCGACGGACAACCTCAACATTCTCTATGGTGCATTGGTAGGTGGTCCCTCTGAACCAGAGGATAATGCCTATGTCGATGTTCGAACTAACTATGCCATTAATGAAGTCGCTCTTGACTACAACGCTGGCTTCACTGGTGCTCTTGCCCGTATGTACCGTGAACAGATGGAACTAAGTCTGGGTTCTAACGTTGAACCATTACTGTCTACAGTAGATCCGATCCAAGTTGAACCAGTAGTGTCTACAGTAGATCCGATCACTAACTCAATAATTTAA
- a CDS encoding rhomboid family intramembrane serine protease, whose product MTRQERKSITSELQTQAIILGGWVALMWIVELVDIFVFGRKLDLYGILPRNPIGLRGILFAPFLHGGFSHLISNTIPFLVLGWFVMLQETSDFFVVTSITMLVGGLGVWLLGAPNSVHIGASVLIFGYLGFLLFRGFFERNLPSIFLSILVGFLYGGLVWGVLPSQPHVSWQGHLFGFIGGILAARLLAKRKLSS is encoded by the coding sequence ATGACTAGGCAGGAAAGAAAATCAATAACCAGTGAGTTACAAACTCAGGCAATCATCCTCGGTGGATGGGTCGCTCTGATGTGGATTGTAGAGCTGGTGGATATATTCGTTTTTGGAAGGAAACTTGATCTATATGGCATCCTCCCCCGTAACCCGATTGGGCTGCGGGGTATTTTATTTGCCCCTTTTCTCCACGGCGGTTTTTCTCATCTGATTTCCAACACTATACCTTTTCTTGTCCTAGGCTGGTTTGTAATGTTGCAAGAAACTAGCGACTTTTTCGTCGTTACCAGCATCACTATGCTGGTGGGTGGTCTTGGGGTTTGGCTGTTGGGCGCTCCCAATTCAGTTCACATTGGGGCAAGTGTGCTGATCTTTGGCTACCTAGGTTTTCTGCTATTTAGAGGCTTCTTTGAACGAAACCTACCCTCAATTTTTCTATCAATTCTAGTCGGCTTTCTCTATGGTGGTTTAGTTTGGGGTGTCTTACCCTCACAGCCCCATGTATCTTGGCAAGGACATTTATTTGGTTTTATCGGCGGTATCCTAGCCGCACGTCTACTGGCAAAGCGTAAACTCTCTTCGTAG
- a CDS encoding serine/threonine-protein kinase, which translates to MTPLYCSKGHENPNGNKFCRVCGEMLPSLAKTFDTGKILGGRYRIVRELGHGGFGRTYLAQDLNRFNELCVLKEFAPQVQGNHALQKAEELFEREAGVLYRLQHPQIPQFRELFQVQQQDKGTLLLVQDYVEGQTYRALLEARRPQGLRFSEAEVTQLLIQILPVLEYIHFMRVIHRDISPDNLILRSTDGLPVLIDFGGVKEVAANVASKFLGSKVAGQNKPIITRLGKVGYAPPEQMQGGSVFPHSDLYALGATILVLVTGQEPQQIIDPNTLTWNWRREISLSSTLGRILDKMLQPRPGERYQNAKEVLRDLTTHLQFASDPQSAPSPPQTKPTLAVAPGSKPVAVNQPATPATRTPLSTFTNNTVLDWLGKVVLVSVLAAAVFGFTFWATNWWFKFRGSQPEPSPKESPIGQPDIKPPSWFPSNEEKRKELLEQRRANLEINDKFYVQLVNEAFWNKYPNQQKRQLGTGSEDAQLREEWDKLAFELLTQIELLNLSRTARKRLGSYRQADLTGWKQQVNQLRLSSRAAYDIADSKFFHKFPNQRGEKFIDKSIGQVWQGIVGDTIEALKSGKSLQRIEFAPGAVIQQVSGTLQPGDGKAFTAKLSGGQVMEVRLATDVNALFSVYGPSRKTTLLEDSNERYWIGDLPASGFYEFVVVSQASEPINYRLNLRVED; encoded by the coding sequence ATGACGCCCCTCTATTGTAGTAAAGGACATGAGAATCCCAATGGCAATAAGTTTTGCCGGGTTTGTGGCGAGATGCTGCCGTCCCTAGCCAAAACCTTTGACACTGGGAAGATTCTGGGCGGTCGCTACCGCATCGTCCGGGAGTTGGGACACGGAGGCTTTGGACGCACCTATTTAGCTCAAGACCTTAACCGCTTTAATGAACTGTGTGTGCTAAAAGAATTTGCCCCCCAAGTTCAAGGTAACCACGCCTTACAAAAAGCAGAAGAATTATTTGAGCGGGAAGCGGGAGTTCTTTATCGATTGCAACACCCTCAAATCCCTCAATTTCGTGAGTTGTTTCAGGTACAACAACAGGACAAAGGCACCCTATTGTTGGTTCAGGACTATGTGGAGGGGCAAACCTACCGCGCTCTACTGGAGGCTCGCCGACCTCAGGGACTCCGGTTTAGTGAAGCAGAAGTGACTCAACTGCTGATCCAAATCCTGCCAGTGTTGGAATATATCCATTTTATGAGGGTGATTCATCGGGATATCTCTCCGGATAATCTGATTTTGCGCAGTACCGATGGTTTACCAGTGCTGATTGACTTTGGCGGTGTCAAGGAGGTAGCAGCGAATGTGGCATCGAAGTTCCTAGGGTCAAAGGTGGCTGGTCAAAATAAGCCGATCATAACTCGGTTGGGTAAAGTTGGCTATGCTCCCCCAGAGCAGATGCAAGGAGGAAGTGTTTTTCCCCACAGTGACCTCTATGCTCTAGGCGCAACTATATTAGTATTAGTGACTGGTCAGGAACCCCAGCAGATAATTGACCCCAATACCCTGACCTGGAACTGGCGGCGAGAGATCAGCCTTAGCTCAACCCTAGGTCGTATCCTCGATAAAATGCTTCAACCTAGACCAGGGGAACGGTACCAAAATGCCAAAGAAGTGCTGCGAGACCTCACCACTCACCTTCAATTTGCCAGTGACCCGCAATCAGCTCCATCACCCCCTCAGACTAAACCGACCTTAGCAGTTGCCCCTGGTTCAAAGCCAGTAGCGGTTAACCAGCCAGCAACCCCAGCTACCAGAACACCATTAAGCACTTTTACAAACAATACCGTTTTAGACTGGCTGGGCAAGGTGGTTTTGGTATCTGTTTTAGCTGCTGCTGTATTTGGTTTTACCTTCTGGGCAACCAATTGGTGGTTCAAATTCAGAGGATCTCAGCCGGAACCCTCACCAAAGGAATCACCTATCGGTCAACCCGACATAAAGCCACCCTCCTGGTTTCCCAGCAACGAGGAAAAGCGCAAGGAATTGCTAGAGCAGCGTCGTGCCAATTTGGAGATTAACGATAAGTTTTACGTTCAGTTAGTCAATGAGGCGTTTTGGAACAAGTACCCCAATCAACAAAAACGACAGCTAGGCACTGGTTCAGAGGATGCTCAGTTAAGAGAAGAGTGGGATAAGCTGGCGTTTGAGCTATTGACCCAGATTGAGTTGCTCAATTTGAGTCGGACGGCACGGAAACGGTTGGGAAGCTATAGGCAAGCAGATCTGACTGGCTGGAAGCAGCAAGTGAATCAGTTGCGCCTTTCTAGCCGTGCAGCTTATGATATTGCAGATTCTAAATTCTTTCATAAGTTTCCCAATCAGCGGGGTGAGAAGTTTATTGATAAGTCTATTGGTCAGGTGTGGCAAGGGATTGTTGGGGATACCATCGAAGCGTTGAAATCGGGAAAATCCCTACAGCGCATTGAGTTTGCCCCTGGCGCAGTGATTCAGCAAGTCAGTGGTACCCTCCAGCCAGGAGACGGGAAAGCGTTTACGGCTAAACTTTCTGGTGGTCAAGTCATGGAAGTGAGACTGGCTACCGATGTGAATGCCTTGTTTTCAGTTTATGGTCCGAGCCGTAAGACCACCCTATTAGAAGACTCAAACGAACGCTACTGGATCGGGGATCTGCCAGCATCTGGTTTCTATGAGTTTGTGGTAGTTTCTCAAGCTTCTGAACCGATTAATTATCGACTTAACTTGAGGGTTGAAGATTAG
- a CDS encoding Rab family GTPase translates to MSTIDRKICLVGDFGVGKTSLIRRFVEGVFSDQYLSTVGVKISRKIIKFKDETRSQLLDIKLMIWDLEGHTKFKGISPTYLKGAQGAIIVADVTRMETIEHIVHHIDLFLSINPKGLIITALNKSDLVDQAKLEELTQRLQKKTAQQDQVIASYYTSAKTGLYVNNIFHQLGGGTLQ, encoded by the coding sequence ATGTCCACTATTGATCGAAAAATTTGCCTAGTTGGAGACTTTGGTGTAGGCAAAACTAGCCTAATCCGCCGATTTGTGGAGGGTGTGTTTAGTGACCAATATCTTTCAACAGTCGGAGTGAAAATTTCCCGCAAAATCATAAAATTTAAGGATGAAACCCGATCACAACTGCTGGATATAAAATTGATGATTTGGGATTTAGAAGGTCATACTAAATTTAAGGGAATTTCACCAACTTATTTAAAAGGAGCTCAGGGTGCAATTATTGTTGCTGATGTAACTCGCATGGAAACCATTGAGCACATTGTTCATCATATCGATCTGTTTTTATCCATCAATCCCAAAGGGTTGATTATTACTGCCTTAAATAAATCCGACTTAGTTGATCAAGCAAAACTGGAGGAATTGACACAAAGGTTACAGAAAAAAACTGCCCAGCAAGACCAAGTCATAGCAAGTTATTATACCTCAGCGAAAACCGGTTTATACGTCAATAACATATTTCACCAATTAGGTGGCGGAACGCTTCAATAG
- a CDS encoding cation diffusion facilitator family transporter yields the protein MLNCNRLGCLCQTSLSLGKVQRLKRVIVLITIFALLEMFLGFVSHSLTLKADSAHMLADIVAMSIALFAAWLAQRSSKSRKQMSNQPIEVLAGLINSIGLVAMSVWIGREAIAHLQGTPEEILSLPMLVTALIGVIINSINLYWLGENTEQDINLRGAFLHVLADVVSSIGTIIAALAVGIFNWPQADAIISFSVAILIGLSTLPLLQQTLQLTRTMAIEKKPQESGWLELGKTDLVSLIKLKQD from the coding sequence ATGCTCAATTGCAACAGATTAGGTTGTTTGTGCCAGACCAGCTTATCTCTGGGTAAGGTTCAGCGGTTGAAGAGAGTGATTGTATTAATCACAATCTTTGCTTTACTCGAAATGTTTTTGGGCTTTGTTAGCCACAGTTTAACTCTGAAAGCTGATTCCGCTCACATGCTGGCAGATATTGTAGCAATGAGCATTGCTTTGTTTGCTGCATGGCTGGCTCAACGCTCCTCGAAGTCTCGAAAGCAAATGAGCAATCAACCAATTGAGGTTTTGGCTGGTCTGATCAATAGTATCGGTCTAGTAGCCATGTCTGTATGGATTGGGCGAGAAGCGATCGCCCATCTGCAAGGCACACCTGAGGAAATCCTCAGTTTGCCGATGCTAGTCACTGCCTTAATTGGCGTAATCATCAACAGCATTAACCTCTATTGGCTAGGGGAAAATACTGAGCAAGATATCAATTTGCGTGGTGCGTTTTTGCACGTACTGGCAGACGTAGTTAGCTCAATCGGCACGATAATAGCTGCTTTGGCGGTTGGGATTTTCAACTGGCCTCAGGCGGATGCCATCATCAGCTTTAGTGTAGCTATTTTAATTGGCTTAAGCACTCTTCCTCTGCTGCAGCAAACCCTGCAACTAACTAGGACGATGGCGATAGAAAAAAAACCTCAGGAGTCAGGCTGGCTAGAGTTAGGAAAGACAGATTTAGTGTCTTTGATCAAACTCAAACAGGATTGA
- a CDS encoding TIGR02450 family Trp-rich protein encodes MAQKQKFPHLVGSKWTAKQKTWGWRHFQVVNRKNQGKWVFAEMVASCDPNVRFWLNAKQLKDPGLWQAGWKSLAEIESEE; translated from the coding sequence ATGGCTCAAAAACAGAAATTCCCTCATCTTGTGGGTTCAAAATGGACAGCTAAACAGAAAACTTGGGGCTGGCGGCATTTTCAAGTGGTCAATCGTAAAAACCAAGGAAAGTGGGTGTTTGCTGAAATGGTGGCTTCTTGTGACCCGAATGTCCGTTTTTGGCTGAATGCTAAACAGCTTAAAGATCCTGGCTTGTGGCAAGCAGGCTGGAAATCTTTGGCCGAAATCGAAAGCGAAGAGTAA
- a CDS encoding OmpA family protein, which yields MAFSNQNPADASQPENSISESIEVNASTEDELKDLLNLLADLKIIDQTVQPSQHPKSEQQGMTSDQADTAQKSHSFQDLEVPAIEPQTDLGSSSLPSRVQEKEALAQERDQPQSFGVKVFPDQNPSPKLPTPKEHLPQMPQNSEDPVLAENLVQSEATETNQDLPSESARDTSQELDTLAEILQELVISPEMAEFSDQIERLAQRQGRLEHRIDQPQELINLLLPVMAKLLDLTVAQFSTSVTDSLTPIIDEVIDHRTQQDKVCVGEAIAPAVPVAISSRIMECPEEVGKAIAPEMAAAIREQIRIERDAMVNALYPVIGSTISTYLAEEIRAINEKLENALSFEGMMRKIRAKVQGVSEAELLFREVMLFQARAIFLIHKDSGLVIAEVQPSDSQHLESDMVAGMLTAIRSFVNDCIAQSGDVAEIDAIDYGTSKIILEVEGYCYLAVVVQGEPTQQFIHELRESLETIITHYGKPIKSFDGDTTTIPVGVKGILQNLLDQSLSQGRRDTQENRKKGKKPPALLVVGLGLMGLIAVFGGIYQHRARINRSIEKKTQLALAYYAPEVSDYGLTVKANRQRLKLAGQLPNQALRSNVEQIAKAAAPNLALDNRIEVIELPYTDELTKAQVQRVRNTLNQMDGVVIVASYTEGRVTVKGAILYAKDFPKITQAFENIPGVKSVENNVQLHGSDLTSRIYFDLGSAQLKPEDIGTKIRSIRKFLERYPQKHLRIIGYADPRAQPSENQGLAKQRAQAVQDALVQQGIDPNRLQVRGVGKRPPDVDASQPLWLNRCVVFDPFTKKSS from the coding sequence GTGGCATTTTCAAACCAAAATCCGGCTGATGCCTCTCAGCCGGAAAATTCTATTTCAGAGTCAATTGAGGTCAATGCGAGCACAGAAGACGAGTTGAAGGATTTGCTGAATTTACTCGCTGACCTCAAGATTATTGATCAGACGGTGCAACCTAGCCAACACCCTAAATCTGAGCAGCAAGGGATGACCTCTGATCAGGCAGACACTGCCCAAAAATCCCATTCATTCCAAGACCTTGAGGTTCCAGCTATTGAACCTCAAACTGACCTTGGGAGTAGCAGCCTCCCGTCTAGGGTTCAGGAGAAAGAAGCATTAGCTCAAGAAAGGGATCAACCCCAATCCTTCGGTGTAAAGGTCTTTCCCGATCAGAACCCATCACCAAAGCTTCCTACACCAAAGGAGCATCTGCCGCAAATGCCTCAAAATTCCGAAGATCCAGTATTAGCTGAGAATTTAGTCCAATCCGAAGCCACAGAAACCAACCAAGACCTGCCATCAGAGTCTGCTCGGGACACCTCCCAGGAATTAGACACCTTGGCTGAGATTTTACAAGAACTGGTGATATCTCCAGAAATGGCAGAGTTTAGTGACCAGATAGAAAGGCTAGCCCAGAGACAAGGCAGGCTTGAGCATCGGATTGATCAACCTCAAGAATTGATTAATCTATTGCTACCAGTGATGGCTAAGCTGCTGGATCTCACAGTGGCTCAGTTCAGTACCTCGGTGACCGATTCCCTGACCCCCATCATTGATGAAGTCATTGACCACAGAACTCAACAGGATAAAGTGTGTGTGGGAGAAGCGATCGCTCCGGCAGTTCCAGTAGCTATTTCCTCCCGCATCATGGAGTGCCCAGAGGAAGTTGGGAAAGCGATCGCACCAGAAATGGCAGCAGCGATCCGGGAACAGATTAGAATTGAGCGAGACGCCATGGTAAATGCTCTGTATCCGGTCATTGGCAGTACCATTTCCACATACTTAGCAGAAGAAATCCGAGCTATCAATGAGAAACTGGAAAATGCCCTCAGCTTTGAAGGAATGATGCGCAAGATTCGCGCTAAGGTGCAGGGGGTTTCTGAAGCGGAACTGCTTTTTCGGGAGGTGATGCTATTTCAGGCGCGAGCTATCTTTTTGATTCATAAAGACTCTGGTTTAGTGATTGCTGAGGTACAACCCTCTGACAGCCAGCATCTAGAGTCAGATATGGTAGCAGGGATGCTCACCGCTATCCGTAGCTTTGTCAATGACTGTATCGCTCAGTCTGGGGATGTGGCAGAAATCGATGCTATTGACTATGGTACATCCAAGATCATCCTGGAAGTAGAGGGATACTGCTACCTGGCCGTGGTAGTTCAAGGGGAACCCACCCAGCAGTTCATTCATGAGTTGCGGGAAAGCCTAGAAACTATTATTACCCATTATGGTAAACCGATCAAGTCTTTTGATGGAGATACTACAACTATCCCGGTGGGAGTCAAGGGAATTTTACAAAATTTATTAGATCAATCCCTTAGTCAAGGGCGTCGTGATACTCAGGAAAATCGTAAAAAAGGCAAGAAACCGCCAGCCTTATTGGTGGTTGGCTTGGGGCTTATGGGTTTAATCGCTGTATTTGGGGGAATTTATCAGCATAGGGCTAGAATAAACCGCAGCATTGAGAAAAAAACTCAACTTGCCCTCGCCTATTATGCCCCAGAAGTGTCTGATTATGGTTTAACAGTTAAAGCCAATCGCCAGAGACTAAAGCTAGCTGGACAGCTACCGAATCAGGCTCTGCGCTCAAACGTCGAGCAAATTGCCAAAGCTGCCGCCCCTAACTTAGCGTTGGATAATCGAATTGAGGTGATCGAACTCCCTTATACTGATGAGTTAACCAAAGCTCAAGTCCAACGGGTGAGAAACACCTTGAATCAAATGGATGGAGTGGTAATTGTAGCATCTTATACAGAAGGCCGGGTGACCGTAAAAGGAGCGATACTCTATGCTAAAGATTTCCCTAAGATTACCCAAGCCTTTGAGAACATTCCTGGTGTCAAGTCGGTCGAGAACAATGTACAACTCCACGGATCAGACCTTACCAGCCGGATCTACTTTGATCTTGGTTCAGCCCAGTTGAAACCAGAGGATATAGGTACTAAAATCCGATCAATTCGGAAATTTCTGGAGCGGTATCCTCAAAAGCACCTGAGGATAATCGGCTACGCTGATCCTAGGGCTCAGCCTAGCGAAAATCAGGGATTGGCTAAACAACGAGCCCAAGCAGTACAAGATGCGCTTGTTCAGCAAGGCATTGACCCCAATCGCCTGCAAGTGCGTGGGGTTGGCAAACGCCCCCCAGATGTTGATGCTAGTCAACCGCTGTGGTTAAATCGATGTGTCGTATTTGATCCGTTTACCAAGAAATCCAGTTGA
- a CDS encoding helix-turn-helix domain-containing protein, producing the protein MKKPRPLTEKDRALIQRYSNCQIGMTPQKFYRKWLVTHEVIACICSRSDATVQRWFARGHNYPSPMAIDLYHLAIMDFLLENFEEMPEKLQNFLCPPD; encoded by the coding sequence ATGAAAAAGCCCCGTCCTCTAACCGAAAAAGACCGAGCCTTAATCCAGCGCTACAGTAACTGCCAAATTGGGATGACACCACAAAAGTTTTATCGGAAATGGTTGGTTACTCACGAAGTCATAGCCTGTATTTGTTCTCGTAGCGATGCCACAGTACAGCGCTGGTTTGCCAGAGGTCACAACTATCCCTCTCCCATGGCCATCGATTTGTACCATTTGGCCATCATGGACTTCCTTCTAGAGAATTTTGAGGAAATGCCTGAAAAACTCCAGAATTTCCTCTGTCCGCCAGATTAA
- the iscB gene encoding RNA-guided endonuclease IscB → MRVFVLDKNKKPLDPCKPARARILLKQGRAKVFRRYPFTIIMRDLEESECVTHNHQIKLDPGSQTTGLAIVQEKVIVWGAELTHRGLQIRDGLTSRRQLRRSRRNRKTRYRQPRFLNRKRPDGWLAPSLMSRVYNIITCGATPVGFPDLGNAHQERVKKLTRFCPITGISQELVRFDTQKMENPEISGTEYQQGTLYGYEVREYLLSKWNRKCAYCGVTDTPLEVEHIKPKSKGGSDRVSNLAIACRKCNQTKGNQEIEQFLSGKPDVIKRILSQAKRPLVDGAAVNSTRWKLYNELKALGLPIETGSGGLTKYNRCRQNLPKTHWLDAANVGKVDTLYIEVYQPLLISAKGHGTRQMCRTNKFGFPTRYVPRLKFVKGFQTGDIAKAVVTKGKKVGTYTGRIATRKTGSFNISTKHGLVQGISHQYCSIVHRKDGYAYSF, encoded by the coding sequence ATGCGAGTTTTTGTACTTGATAAAAACAAAAAACCTTTAGATCCATGCAAGCCTGCTAGAGCTAGAATCTTGCTCAAACAAGGAAGGGCTAAGGTCTTTAGGAGATACCCGTTCACAATCATCATGCGCGATTTGGAGGAATCGGAATGTGTGACACATAATCATCAGATCAAACTTGACCCTGGTTCTCAAACGACAGGTTTAGCAATTGTTCAAGAAAAGGTGATTGTTTGGGGTGCCGAACTAACCCACAGAGGTCTTCAAATTCGAGATGGTTTAACCTCACGTAGACAGTTGAGACGTTCTCGTAGAAACCGCAAAACTCGTTATCGACAGCCACGGTTTCTTAACCGTAAACGTCCTGATGGCTGGTTAGCTCCCAGTCTAATGTCGAGAGTCTATAATATTATCACATGCGGTGCGACCCCGGTCGGGTTTCCCGACCTAGGGAACGCGCACCAAGAGAGGGTAAAAAAACTTACTCGATTTTGTCCGATAACTGGCATTTCTCAGGAATTAGTTAGGTTCGATACTCAGAAGATGGAAAACCCTGAGATTTCTGGCACAGAGTATCAGCAGGGCACACTCTACGGATATGAAGTTAGAGAATATCTACTTTCCAAATGGAATCGTAAATGTGCTTACTGTGGTGTGACTGATACTCCACTAGAGGTCGAACACATCAAACCTAAATCAAAGGGCGGTTCTGACCGAGTAAGTAACCTAGCAATTGCTTGTAGGAAGTGCAATCAAACCAAAGGTAATCAGGAAATCGAACAGTTTTTATCTGGTAAACCTGATGTTATAAAGCGTATTCTTTCTCAAGCAAAACGACCTTTAGTCGATGGGGCAGCCGTCAACTCAACTAGATGGAAGTTGTATAACGAATTAAAAGCCTTGGGTTTGCCGATTGAAACAGGGTCAGGTGGATTAACTAAGTACAATCGATGTCGGCAGAACCTTCCAAAAACACACTGGTTAGATGCCGCCAATGTTGGAAAAGTCGATACTTTGTACATCGAAGTTTATCAGCCATTGTTGATTTCAGCTAAAGGACATGGTACTCGTCAGATGTGCAGAACGAACAAGTTTGGCTTTCCCACTCGTTATGTACCAAGGTTGAAGTTTGTCAAAGGGTTTCAGACTGGAGATATTGCCAAAGCCGTTGTAACCAAAGGTAAGAAAGTGGGAACATACACAGGTAGAATAGCTACTCGAAAAACCGGTTCATTCAATATCTCCACTAAACACGGACTGGTACAAGGAATCAGTCACCAATATTGCAGCATTGTACATAGGAAAGACGGATATGCTTATAGCTTCTAG